Proteins encoded in a region of the Paramagnetospirillum magneticum AMB-1 genome:
- the carB gene encoding carbamoyl-phosphate synthase large subunit has product MPKRTDIKSILIIGAGPIVIGQACEFDYSGVQACKALKDEGYRVILVNSNPATIMTDPGLADATYIEPITPEIVAKIIEKERPDALLPTMGGQTALNTAMKLADMGILEKFGVEMIAAKRDVIAKAEDRLLFRDAMDKIGLESPKSRMVKTLQEAREALDFVGLPAIIRPSFTLAGTGGGIAYNVAEYEHIVSGGLAASPVHEVLVEESVLGWKEYEMEVVRDKKDNCIIICSIENVDPMGVHTGDSITVAPALTLTDKEYQIMRNASLAVLREIGVDTGGSNVQFAVNPKDGRMTVIEMNPRVSRSSALASKATGFPIAKVAAKLAVGYTLDELTNDITGCTPASFEPTIDYVVTKIPRFTFEKFPGADPNLTTSMKSVGEAMAIGRTFQESLQKGLRSMETGLTGLDEVEIPGAGAGDMKDAVKSALAQPRHDRLLVIAQAFRFGLTIDEVHAACFYDKWFLAQLKGIVDAEAEIRAKGLPIDAPGLLRLKKMGFSDQRLAKLSGKSLVETAFRREVLNVKPVFKRIDTCAAEFPSSTAYMYSCYEGDGVNPPECESDPSDRDKVIILGGGPNRIGQGIEFDYCCVHAAYALDEAGKETIMVNCNPETVSTDYDTSDRLYFEPLTAETVIDLVRKEQSNGKVLGCIVQFGGQTPLKLAHALEQAGIPILGTSPDSIDLAEDRERFQKMLHQLGLKQPANGTARSLEEAIKVAEKIGYPVVIRPSFVLGGRAMQIVYDHEALERYMVEAVKVSGDDPVLIDYYLKDAIEVDVDALCDGNQVYVAGIMQHIEEAGIHSGDSACSLPPYSLDKATIAELERQTAAMAKALNVVGLMNCQYAIKDGDIYILEVNPRASRTVPFVAKATGVPIAKIAARVMAGETLASFGLSTRPELKHVAVKEAVFPFARFPGVDILLGPEMKSTGEVMGIDSDFARAFAKSQLGAGTNLPTEGGAFISVRDGDKPAMVEIARRLLEMGFKVMATDGTAFYLKDRGVTGVTIVNKVLEGRPHCVDAMMNGQVQLVVNTTEGSQAVKDSFSIRRTALTNNIPHYTTVAGARAAVEAIEAMRCGTLDVAPLQSYFKGSF; this is encoded by the coding sequence ATGCCCAAACGTACAGACATCAAGTCCATCCTCATCATCGGCGCCGGTCCGATCGTCATCGGACAGGCCTGCGAGTTCGACTATTCCGGCGTGCAGGCGTGCAAGGCGCTGAAGGACGAGGGTTACCGGGTCATCCTGGTCAACTCCAATCCGGCGACCATCATGACCGACCCCGGTCTGGCCGACGCCACCTATATCGAGCCGATCACCCCCGAGATCGTCGCCAAGATCATCGAGAAGGAGCGTCCCGACGCCCTGCTGCCCACCATGGGCGGCCAGACGGCGCTGAACACCGCCATGAAGCTGGCGGATATGGGCATTCTCGAGAAGTTCGGCGTCGAGATGATTGCCGCCAAGCGCGACGTGATCGCCAAGGCCGAGGACCGGCTGCTGTTCCGCGACGCCATGGACAAGATCGGTCTAGAAAGCCCGAAGTCGCGCATGGTCAAGACCCTGCAGGAAGCCCGCGAGGCGCTGGACTTCGTCGGCCTGCCCGCCATCATCCGCCCCAGCTTCACCCTGGCCGGCACCGGCGGCGGCATCGCCTACAACGTGGCGGAGTACGAGCACATCGTCTCGGGCGGCTTGGCCGCCTCTCCCGTGCACGAGGTCCTGGTCGAGGAATCGGTGCTCGGCTGGAAGGAATACGAGATGGAGGTTGTCCGCGACAAGAAGGACAACTGCATCATCATCTGCTCCATCGAGAACGTCGATCCCATGGGCGTGCATACCGGTGACTCCATCACCGTCGCTCCGGCCCTGACGCTGACCGACAAGGAATACCAGATCATGCGCAACGCCTCGCTGGCGGTGCTGCGCGAGATCGGGGTGGATACCGGCGGCTCCAACGTGCAGTTCGCGGTGAACCCCAAGGACGGCCGCATGACCGTCATCGAGATGAATCCGCGCGTGTCGCGCTCCTCGGCCCTGGCGTCCAAGGCCACCGGCTTCCCCATCGCCAAGGTGGCGGCCAAGCTGGCGGTGGGCTACACCCTGGACGAGCTGACCAACGACATCACCGGCTGCACCCCGGCGTCGTTCGAGCCGACCATCGACTACGTGGTCACCAAGATTCCGCGCTTCACCTTCGAGAAGTTCCCCGGCGCCGATCCCAACCTCACCACCTCCATGAAGTCGGTGGGCGAGGCCATGGCCATCGGCCGCACCTTCCAGGAATCCCTCCAGAAGGGCCTGCGGAGCATGGAGACCGGCCTGACCGGTCTGGACGAGGTGGAGATCCCCGGCGCCGGCGCCGGCGACATGAAGGACGCGGTGAAGTCGGCCCTGGCCCAGCCGCGCCATGACCGCCTGCTGGTCATCGCCCAGGCCTTCCGCTTCGGCCTCACCATCGACGAGGTCCACGCCGCCTGCTTCTACGACAAGTGGTTCCTGGCCCAGCTCAAGGGCATCGTCGACGCCGAGGCCGAGATCAGGGCCAAGGGCCTGCCCATCGACGCCCCCGGCCTGCTGCGCCTGAAGAAGATGGGCTTCTCCGACCAGCGTCTGGCCAAGCTGTCCGGCAAGTCCCTGGTGGAGACCGCTTTCCGCCGCGAGGTGCTGAACGTCAAGCCGGTGTTCAAGCGCATCGACACCTGCGCCGCCGAGTTCCCGTCCTCCACCGCCTACATGTATTCGTGCTACGAGGGCGACGGCGTCAACCCGCCCGAATGCGAATCCGATCCTTCCGATCGGGACAAGGTGATCATCCTGGGCGGCGGTCCCAACCGCATCGGCCAGGGCATCGAGTTCGACTATTGCTGCGTCCATGCCGCCTACGCCCTCGACGAGGCCGGCAAGGAGACCATCATGGTCAACTGCAACCCCGAGACGGTGTCCACCGATTACGACACCTCGGACCGCCTGTATTTCGAGCCGCTGACCGCCGAGACGGTGATCGACCTGGTCCGCAAGGAGCAGTCCAACGGCAAGGTCCTGGGCTGCATCGTCCAGTTCGGCGGCCAGACGCCGCTGAAGCTGGCTCATGCGCTGGAGCAGGCCGGCATCCCCATCCTGGGCACCAGCCCGGATTCCATCGATCTGGCCGAGGATCGCGAGCGCTTCCAGAAGATGCTCCACCAGTTGGGGCTGAAGCAGCCGGCCAACGGCACCGCCCGCTCCCTGGAAGAGGCCATCAAGGTGGCCGAGAAGATCGGCTATCCCGTGGTGATCCGCCCCAGCTTCGTGCTGGGCGGCCGCGCCATGCAGATCGTCTACGACCACGAGGCTCTCGAGCGCTACATGGTCGAGGCGGTCAAGGTCTCGGGCGATGATCCGGTGCTGATCGATTATTACCTGAAGGACGCCATCGAGGTGGACGTCGACGCCCTGTGCGACGGCAATCAGGTCTATGTGGCCGGCATCATGCAGCACATCGAGGAAGCGGGAATCCATTCGGGCGATTCCGCCTGCTCGCTGCCGCCCTACTCGCTGGACAAGGCCACCATCGCCGAGCTGGAGCGCCAGACGGCGGCCATGGCCAAGGCCTTGAACGTGGTCGGGCTGATGAACTGCCAGTACGCCATCAAGGACGGCGACATCTACATCCTGGAAGTCAATCCCCGCGCGTCCCGCACCGTGCCCTTCGTGGCCAAGGCCACCGGCGTGCCCATCGCCAAGATCGCGGCGCGTGTCATGGCGGGTGAGACCCTGGCCTCGTTCGGCCTGTCGACCCGTCCCGAGTTGAAGCACGTGGCGGTGAAGGAGGCGGTGTTCCCCTTCGCCCGCTTCCCCGGCGTCGACATTCTGCTGGGGCCGGAGATGAAGTCCACCGGCGAGGTCATGGGCATCGATTCCGACTTCGCCCGCGCCTTCGCCAAGAGCCAGCTGGGAGCCGGCACCAACCTGCCGACCGAGGGCGGGGCCTTCATCTCGGTGCGCGACGGCGACAAGCCGGCCATGGTCGAGATCGCCCGGCGCCTGCTGGAGATGGGCTTCAAGGTCATGGCCACCGACGGCACCGCCTTCTACCTGAAGGACCGGGGCGTCACCGGCGTCACCATCGTCAACAAGGTGCTGGAAGGCCGCCCCCATTGCGTCGACGCCATGATGAACGGCCAGGTGCAACTGGTGGTCAACACCACCGAGGGCAGCCAGGCGGTGAAGGACAGCTTCTCCATCCGCCGCACGGCGCTGACCAACAACATTCCCCACTACACCACGGTGGCCGGAGCACGCGCCGCGGTGGAGGCCATCGAGGCCATGCGTTGCGGCACGCTTGATGTGGCGCCGCTGCAATCGTACTTTAAAGGCTCGTTTTAG
- the greA gene encoding transcription elongation factor GreA: MEKIPMTPAGLAQLEEELRTLKYVERQAVIRAIAEAREHGDLSENAEYHAARERQSFIEGRVSELEDIISRAQVIDIASLSGDQVRFGATVTLADEDTDDEVVYTIVGAHEADIKSGRMSVHSPLARALIGKHLGDTVEVTAPGGSKSYEIVDVRFG; this comes from the coding sequence ATGGAAAAAATCCCGATGACTCCGGCTGGCCTGGCCCAGTTGGAGGAAGAGCTTAGGACCCTCAAATATGTCGAGCGCCAGGCGGTGATCCGCGCCATCGCCGAGGCGCGCGAGCATGGCGACCTGTCCGAGAACGCCGAGTACCACGCGGCGCGCGAGCGCCAGAGCTTCATCGAGGGCCGGGTCTCCGAGCTGGAGGACATCATCTCCCGCGCCCAGGTGATCGACATCGCCAGCCTGTCGGGCGATCAGGTGCGCTTTGGCGCCACCGTCACCCTGGCCGACGAGGATACCGACGACGAGGTGGTCTACACCATCGTCGGCGCCCATGAGGCCGACATCAAGTCGGGGCGCATGTCGGTGCACTCGCCCCTGGCGCGTGCCCTGATCGGCAAGCATCTGGGCGACACGGTAGAGGTCACCGCCCCCGGCGGCTCCAAGTCCTACGAAATCGTCGACGTCCGGTTCGGCTGA
- a CDS encoding GFA family protein yields MGEVHGSCHCGAVHVSYASDGPLAGRRCGCGFCRRHGSLYTSDPAGRLRIEAVGGALSRYRFGQRTADFLLCARCGVLVAVTAEIDGTLRGGVNLAVMDPPVPAAADVPVMNFDAETESERTARRRRNWIGHVEIREAQP; encoded by the coding sequence ATGGGCGAGGTCCACGGCTCCTGTCACTGCGGCGCCGTCCATGTCTCTTACGCCTCGGACGGTCCCTTGGCCGGGCGTCGCTGCGGCTGCGGCTTCTGCCGCCGCCACGGCAGCCTCTACACCTCGGACCCTGCCGGTCGGCTACGGATCGAGGCGGTAGGGGGGGCGCTCAGTCGCTATCGCTTCGGCCAGCGCACCGCCGATTTCCTGCTCTGCGCCCGTTGCGGCGTGCTGGTGGCGGTCACCGCCGAAATTGACGGCACTTTGCGCGGCGGAGTCAATCTCGCCGTCATGGACCCGCCCGTGCCTGCGGCCGCCGACGTGCCGGTGATGAATTTCGATGCCGAGACCGAATCCGAACGCACCGCCCGCCGGCGCCGCAACTGGATCGGCCATGTAGAGATCAGAGAGGCTCAACCATGA
- a CDS encoding Dyp-type peroxidase, which translates to MTQPQSAICAEGGDFGLFLTLVLADGDTAAVRRVLAALPDMTESVAVQSGEPALTSSVAIGAACWPRLTGRECPDGLVPFAPLADGARKAPATPADLFLHIHSPRHDANLMLARRVAGALGNHVRVVEEVMGFRHLGKRDLTGFVDGTENPEGDDRTEVALVKDDPFAGGSFVSLQRYVHDLPRWEALSLPDQEAAVGRTKDSDEEMEVKPPFAHIARVVIEEDGEELEVLRHSMPYGTTSENGLYFVAYCASPAPFRKMLERMVLSAGDGHHDRLLDFTRPVTGAAFFAPSADWLRALD; encoded by the coding sequence ATGACCCAGCCCCAATCGGCCATCTGCGCGGAAGGCGGTGATTTCGGTCTGTTCCTCACCCTGGTGCTGGCCGATGGCGACACCGCCGCCGTGCGGCGCGTCCTGGCGGCGCTGCCCGACATGACCGAGTCCGTGGCCGTCCAGTCGGGCGAGCCGGCCCTGACCAGTTCGGTGGCCATCGGCGCCGCCTGCTGGCCTCGACTGACCGGTCGGGAATGCCCGGACGGGCTGGTGCCCTTCGCCCCCCTGGCCGATGGCGCCCGCAAGGCCCCCGCCACGCCGGCCGACCTGTTCCTCCACATCCACTCGCCCCGCCACGACGCCAATCTGATGCTGGCGCGCCGGGTGGCGGGCGCCCTGGGAAATCATGTGCGGGTGGTGGAGGAAGTCATGGGCTTTCGCCATCTGGGCAAGCGCGACCTGACCGGCTTCGTGGACGGCACCGAGAACCCGGAAGGCGACGATCGCACCGAGGTGGCCCTGGTCAAGGACGATCCCTTCGCCGGCGGCAGCTTCGTCTCGCTGCAGCGCTACGTCCACGATCTGCCCCGTTGGGAGGCTCTGTCGCTGCCTGACCAGGAGGCGGCGGTGGGTCGCACCAAGGATTCCGACGAGGAAATGGAGGTCAAGCCGCCCTTCGCCCACATCGCCCGCGTGGTGATCGAGGAGGATGGCGAGGAGCTGGAGGTGCTGCGCCATTCCATGCCCTATGGCACCACCTCGGAGAACGGCCTGTACTTCGTCGCCTACTGCGCCAGTCCCGCTCCCTTCCGCAAGATGCTGGAACGCATGGTGCTGTCGGCGGGGGACGGCCACCACGACCGGCTGCTGGACTTCACGCGGCCGGTGACGGGCGCCGCGTTCTTCGCGCCCTCTGCGGACTGGCTGCGCGCCCTCGATTGA